The DNA sequence TTCGGGGTCGCGAAGGATCGGCGAGTGCGTGTGACCGCGCGTGTGGGGCACGAAGTAGTTTTGAGAGAGCAGGACCATCCGCTCGCTGTGTTTTTGGGAGCGTCGAGTCCGCACACCCAGAACGGGGTCCCAACTTTTCATATAAAAAACCAAGTCAACTTAGATTCTAGTTTGCGTGGATattacacgaagaaaaaaacttcgtgcgtgggacccgaagtttaggtcatatggatctctgaagttttcggattgagcatctgaacacttaatgtctagctgccgaagttcaggtctgacatctgaatTCGACATCTGAagacttcagttcttacatctgaagtacttcagatgtgagaaacgaagtttttcgaatgtggaaaccgaagtacttcagatgtaagaactgaagtttcagatgtgtgatccgaatctcgacagctagaccttaagtgttcagatgctcaagctgaaaacttcagagatccgtttgacctaaacttcgggtcccaagcacgaggtttttactttctcgttttCTCCGTGTAGGCAACATGGAGGTCTCATGGATgcagagtccagaatcttgaaaattttggcgaaaaatactcttgaatcaatcggtTTTTTTGCttaagtggaccgcgttaagcagaaaggaaccaagccacattagctattgctaaattcaactgggcaaattaatttttcacaagagaacgtttgtgcgggttcctctgaaaagtttaaggaatttactttgtattacgcagaaaattcactgaaatttgcccaaaaatccgTCACACCCGTTTgcgtttaaaaaattgaatcgcccAGTTAATTTGGCAAAagtgatgtggcttagttctttctgtttaacgcggtccaaatcaaaaggaaacccgcttTGATCAagggctctcgattcaagcaaaaatcgtTTGACCCcagcgtattttttttttttttttttttttttttttttttagggggggggggctaatttcctaagagtctggactttggatcaaagagactttttttcaagTGTGCGGTTACAAGGACCAAATCTCGGTTTATGTGGCACACCGCTGAGGAGCTGAACTATTTTTACCCTACACAGTTGCCCTTAATGAACTTAAATAAGCAATTTTCAAAACCATTAGAAGAGACTTTTGAGATGTTTGATTTCGGAGCCCTTCATTGGTTGTTtccttatgtaaaatttaactCTTCGTAAAATTAACGTAGAAGTCTGCATAACTACATTTATgcgttttcaagaatttttgaacatggttgtcaaaaattttaagcattgaaaaaataaatattaaatttttagagtttttaaaCACTATTATAGGAGTTTTTGTTTGCGTTTTCGttaaaattacctaaaaaataCCCAAATTTGTTTTATAGCACGAGAATATTGATAGTTTTCTtaagactttttaaaattcacaagTCTTAAAAGTTGTGGCGTAGTCCCTTCATCTCGGCTTTACTTCATATTAAAAATCTACTTTCGTCGTACTATTTTCTCtatcttttggttttttcctattaagtatgattttttcctcctcgtACGGAAGTATCACAAAAAAAACTGAGCGTGCAGAGTCATACTCAGGCGCAAGGCAAAACTATTTGAACGTGGTAAAAAACATAGATATACGCATATGTAAAATGGCTTCATTAGGACGAATCATTCACGAGATTTAAATTACCCCACTACCCACCACAAAATTCGTATAAAAGAGGGCAATATTTCTTACTTTGAATTTAGGCTTAAAAGAATAGATGTATGCTCAGGTTATCGGCTTGATATGACCTCGCTAATTTGATCAAAACCCGTATAATAAGatttaggtatttttaaaatatcataacatatttgaatttttagaataCGCGATTATTCACAACACGGAGAATCAGTCGCAGCTCAAAGCAACAAGATTTGAGGTGAAACCATCCAACTCCGGTACCTAAACTTATTTTCTCGGAATCTGCTCTGGAGCGCCGTTTGATTAATTGGTGGCAAGTCATTAGTCATTCCCTGCGgcttcatttgtatttttcgaGGCAGTGGACACAACAGCCCTTGCATCTGGCAGTCAGATGAGCGGATTGCCTCGGATTCGGGTCCGACCGAAGAGAGTTTCGTGTCTTGAGGGGACGAAAGCTCAGTTGCCCGAGATTTGTCTCTCCAAATGAAGACGAATGAACTGGTAATGcgaacgacgcacagtggatcgagttaataggagaggtcggacaaaatttggaatcttcaaacgcatataactccgtttattaaacattttaaggttctaaaagtggttccattggcttcctcgtaaaatttacatttagatacaccccttaaaatttaaaatctgacggaataaacctcaaaatttgcagtttaaaaatttgatgtccgacctcttctactaatttgttccactgtgcggcgagagCTTCGGACCGGAGTGACCGAACTGGCCACCCGAATTGTGAAAGTAACGAACTTGACTCCAGTTCTGTCACGaatcaattggaccgcgttgaggGAAAGGGGTCCATCTACATTTGCTGGTTGAGCCTCGGTGGCCACAGTTTCTTATACGATCGAGGGTTTACAGCGAGAAGTGTAACAGACTCTTCTCGCTCAGCGCTGACAacagtggagtggcgtgcttcgatacatcgaatgatctgccatttaaacctatggaaaaggatcgataaatagcgaacaccttcataatcgattctttaccgtaggtttaaatggcataacaatcgatatatcgcaattcacgccacgccactggctgacAAAGTCATCGAAAGCTGAAATGGTTCTCGCTCGGAATCTCAGCTTTGTTTACTCAAAAGCTGCGAACTTTCTCGGCTGCCTCGCATCCTATggattcaaaaaataaatagggCTCTAAATAATTTAGTTGCTCGAAGAAACTTTGGCTCAGACCGTCCTCTTAACTTGTTTCAAAGCGTCAGTTCCGAGAAGTTCTACTTGAGCTCCCTTTTACACTTcgcggagattttttttttttttttttccatcagaaATGCTTGTTTCTGTTTGCTCTTAGATAATTTTACAGGATTCCTTCATTTCGCTgttatttcatcatttttattcaaacttaTCGCCTGTAAATTATTGCCAGAATGTACTCACTCGTCACGTTAATACAAATGAACACCAAACAAAATGAATATTGATGattaaaattccaattttctttgCATCCTTGCTATTCGCAAGCGTCAGGACTGCCTGAAATTCGCTCTCAATCTACACAATTTGCTAATTGGCCTTGTAAGAAAATTGGGGTCTCCTTAGTTTTACATGCCTCGAGTTTAGGCAGATATTAATGATTCAAAGCTCAGCAAATAAGTCCATATTTTGTAATAATTTCTCGACTGAGGTTAGTATTCATTGTgttatatatcgacggtgtgagtcggcaatcacataactcggtttgcaatgtcgcagacttcctatcatactttattttttaaacagaaaactactcaacgacactTCTTTAAaacctccgtgatttttcttctctgaacgaagacaattctgcaaaaatgtcaaggaatgatgtcaacttgttctcctttaaaaaaataacatagaggcggagactTTCAGACACAgaaaacgagatatgtgattgcggacttacgccgtcgatatgcaattAGAACGTAAATATTCATTGCTGAACTCTCTTATCGGAAAGGATAAGCGTAGTAGTTAAAGCAACCTACCATCCAGGAACATTTTCAGGTTCATCACACTTGAATGTCTCTTCGTTGTAAACCTGACCTCCTGCACAGCTTCCGTATTGAGGAATGACTCCATTCCTACAAATGTAGAATTTTTGGCAGTTTTCAGGGTGAGGGAATGTAGGATGAGGCAGTGTCCTTCCATTCGGACCCATTATTTCGCCATCAGGGCAAGAGAAACCATCTTCAAGAACCTCTAGAAGCATGAGAGCATGTAAAGACTTAAAATTGAGTACAAacaagaaaatggaaaattctcgGAGGATTAAATAAACGTATTTTCGTTGAACTGctgtaaataataaattctcATCAAATGAGCTCATACTGGCCTTATTTCAAATCTAACGAATCGCTGTAGAAGCGTCTCCATATGAAGcatactttttaaatttcaataaggaTCAAAGAAAccgaaatatgcattttttaacttttcaaattAACAAACTATTGTAATTCATCTTATGCATTTCAAATGGatagttgttttttctttgtaaaaaaaaaaaaaaaaaaaaaaaaaaaaaaaaaaaaaactcttatgtATCTCGTGATACCTCATATAAACTTGATCACGTGTTAAACGTCAGACCGTTGacttttcggtaaaatttaaaacaatgcagtttttttttcagattattttaattatttttctttcaatcaaTCTGTAGTATTTAGCAGGCACCAtgtaagtgaaattttcaatgatgtCACACTTCACTGAAATAATGACGTGCATAATGTGAATATGATGGCGATACAAATTATGATGGCACGACACTTTTATCATTCAAACTTGATAAACGATCGTGGTAGATTGATTTTAAATATCTGATACAATATGAAAAACTGCACCAGGTGGATGGATTTAGGTAGTTTTTCCATGCTCATGGTACAAATTTCTTTTCATCCCAGTGCTTATGATCATTGGTGGTTTCTCgagatttttcagtttattttctttgtttgcaATCCTGCATGTCAATGTACTAAAACTCAGGTGCATTTAAAGGCGTTCAGCTCAAGAATGCATGATTTTTGGCAAAAGTCAAGAGACTTTGCATACGATTTTCCTCGTATGGATGGATTTTGTCACCGACTTTTTcgtctatttttgttttttccactgACAGTACTCGATACCACTAACTGCACAGAAGGAAACCCATAGCCCTGCTCGAAGTTCATATTCCTCGTCAATGATAGCACTTGAACTGTTGCAGTGGCGCAGCATGCtttgcgacgtatcgattgatctaccatttaaaccacTGGTAAAGGATCGAAAACAGAGTTTTTGcgacgaataccttaataatcgattctttaccacagcttcaaatagggaaatatcgagaatcgatcattcacggctTGCCACTGGTTGAAACGTTCCTTGTTTCCAATTCCACTTCAAAAGAGACAAGATTCTGTACCTCAACATTGATCGCAAAAACAAGGAATTTGACGATTTATAGATTGGAACATTGTCGATTTGACGAGAACCATCCTGAAGTATTCAATCGTTGATAAAATTCGGTCAGTGACTTACGTTTCTTGCTTTTAACGTTGGTACAATCTAGTCGCGTGCTTTCATGGGGCCACGCGCAGGTGCTGGCCGTGTCGTCGTAGATGAGACCTGGAGGACAAGGAAGCTCGTTCATCGCTCCTTCGATACAGTTGACGAATTTGTCGCAAACCAATGGGTCCGGGTGCCTGAAGAAACCGTTTGCCCTGGGGCATCCCTTTGACGGCTTCGGCTCCTCTGAAAGACAAAAAAAGCCATAATGTTAACgttacacgaaaaaaaaaaaagtgtcagggattatcccctaaaattgtggtactaccccaatttgttggatgatatggacatttccaattaattttggtagtaccgcGACTCAAGTTGCGAtagcaccgcaacatttgggtcagTGACCTAATTCatcgggatactaccacaaataattgggatactaccacaattaatcggagTATTTACCACAATTATTaattgggaatgttcctatcatccaacagttgggacttaacccctacctcttttttttccataaatacTTCAGCGACTTCCACGAAATAAACTTCTTTACGTATCAATTACTGAAGTtggaaaaatgcgtatctccattgcaacgtttaaTATTGTAGAACTCTTTTTTTAACCAACGCATACTcgtatttttgatattttttcggAATATTTTTGAACAAGTTGAGAAACTTCAAAGACGATTTCAAGCAACactattagttttattttaagCTAAATATAACATTAGCAGACTTGTAACATTGCAATGTGTCAGTTGTGCCACTCGCAGAACAGTATTTTAATGGCCCAAGCATGTTGATTAGCAAAAACTATAAGATGTGTCCAAACGGCGAATTCTCATGTAAGtacaaaaaacgaaaatgtaTCGCCCGTCGAGACACATGGCGTCTATGACAAATATCAACCCCAGTAGTTAATATCGTAATTTCTTCCTTCTTTGTTCTTtgttccttctttcttctttggTCTCTTTCGTGTTTTACGACGAGccaccagtgcaaatgtgtgtacCACTGATGAGACCAAGGTGAAAGAATCCGTGGGATTCACTACTGCAGTGGATGACGTTATAATCCATGTTTTTCGATGAGGAATTGGGTGCATGGGGACGATGAGGACCTTTTGTATTGGACGTGCAAAAATTCAAGCAAATCTTATAGTGTATCTTTGGTTAGTTTTTAAACTTAAATAATCAGAACACGATCATGTTACTGATGCAACTCAGTCTGCATGTCACTAACACAATTCATCGAacaatttcaattgaaattttactctgttcatatttttaagtaatgtgattttttacttaaagtaaaaaaaattttttgtttacccTCGAGTAAACATTtgtactaaaaaagtgcggaacATGTGCAACCccgcacaatggatcaagtcgatggggaaggtcggacaaaatttggaaactttaaacgtttaaaactccgttcatacaaaaatgtgaggctctaaaagtggttccattggttttttcgtgaaattacctctagaagcacccctcgaaattaaaatatgatgaaattaacatcaaaattcgtaatcttagttaaaaatgtcatgtccgacttccctaattgactcgatccactgtgccccgTGACGACCATGTTTGAATAGTTTCAGCCCaacgcacagtgggtcgagtcaataggagaggtcggacaaaatttggaaactttaaacgcatatTACTCCttttatacacaattttaaggttctaaaagtagttttattggtttccccgtgaaattttctgctaggagcaacccttaaaatttaaaatgtgacaaaataaaaatcgaaattttcaattttagtcaaaaatttaatgtccgaaaTCTCTAATTGGCTCAATCCACTGTGCAACTTTTGAAGTGCCTTTGCGCAGTATAAGACCCGGCTTATCGGCAAACAAACTTGGCACTTTGCTGGAGCACCCTGTATGGACAGCAGCGCAAAAAGGTGGGTTTAAGATGAAATAAATCAGCGATACTTACGGAGTTCAGTTCGGTCAGCACAGTCGACATTGACGGGTGTGTCGCAGCGTTCGTGGCTGGGGTTTGAGTCGTCGAAGAGAAGTCCGTCCGGGCAGAGCCTTTCCTCAGCCTGACCTCCCACACATCTGTAGTACAGGTCACATTGCACCGGGTCTGGATAGTAGCCAGTTTTCACAGTGTCTGGGCATTTGAACGCTGCTTGTTGCTGACCAATCACCTCTGGAGAAAGAGAGGCAGAAACAAAGGGATAAAttaatttcttacttttttcgGAGAAATGTATTTGGAGATGAGGATAGGACGTGACCTAAGAAAGAATAGTTTATTGAGATTTGCTGCGTGGCTTTCTACATTTTTCCAGGATTTCTTATGAGGCACATTACTATTAATTATCGTAAAACCGTAATCTGAAGGGAGGCTTGATCTCAAAGAATCTGTGTTGTGTACCTTGTGAACGGACAGTTCCAAGTTTCGTTTTTGTGACTCAAGTAACATACAGACGTTTAAAGTTTTTACAATGGGCAAATTTGGTTTCATGTCGCTCACaagtctaaaaaataaaaattaaaattgggaACTTGCAAGAAATAAAGGCCCCCTTCATCCAAgtggtatgcaatttgagcttcTTTGGAGTTAAAGTAGTTTTATAATTGATACTTATACTAAATAACATTTGACAATGCGAAACTATTGGGCCtcaaaatttcttaactctTCTTCGTGTTTAATTTTCCATCAGGGAAGCTAGGGTAATTATACTATATACCGTCAAACATCATAAAACCGATTTTGtaatgaataatcgattatattCCCACACGAGCTTTACAATGCACACGAATATTCTGTATGAGGCACTGCTGTAGGCTCGTAAGAGAAAGAGAAGATTCACCGCTCAAAGTAAATTTGAATATGGGATACAATTGAATTGTGTTTTTCCCCTCTTTGTTTTGCCCtattttcgttctttttttttaaaggcggaaattgaaaaaatcacaaCCCTTAGCTTCCATGCATTATAGTGTCTAACGTGATGCATGGGTATTTAAGCTTAAAGTATTTTGCGAATGACGAGTGCTACAATCAATTACATTTTTGACATTCGAGGAGGGTGGAGGGTGGAGGCCTAAGTACTCATGCGCGTTGGCAAGATATTATTAGCAACGAAAAGCAGGTTTCGTGAGTCTTATGCCCTCTGCCCTCCAGAGATtacgatttaatttttgaaagttcttgCAGAAAGTTTTGCACCGctataagaaaatgttaataaATACTTGCGAAGTGACAACAAAATTTTATGCAAATTataatcatttttcaaaaaagaaccaaTTGTTCAGTCCAACAGTTAGCAAAAAGAACCAATTGTGTTCATTCCAATAGTTTATTAGCTCAGatcgaaaaaatatttaaaatagagTACCAATGAGTCATCTTAAAGTGTCAAAAACAAAATGTGACACCTCCATATCCTTAAGATTGGTTTAATAAGCGCAAATTTTCATCAATCTAACTAAGTATCGGATAAAATCCTTTCGTCTAGCAGTATTAAGTATTGGTGTGCTTAAAATAGTAATTTCTTCTCGAtggatattttttaattgaaattccGCTGGATTTGGTGGCGCCTCCAGGTGTTTGATTCATCTGAGTGTTATGTCAGACGATTTTCTCCTGCGGTTATTGATTAAAGAGGAAATAACAGGATACTCAGACTCAAGGTCGATGAATTTGCAAAATTCCTGCTCCACCCTTCGGTTGAATGAGACTGGAGCGAACGAGTGGGACGATAGGCGTTGCGTCGCGACGCTACCTGAGGaagacgccgcgccgccggcACTACCGTAACACGCCGATGTAACCTCGTATTAGGCGTGGGCGTATATAGACATGAATGAACGAATTTTAACTTGCCGTTTAGGTGTCCAAAAATCACTCGCAACATTAAATTATGCCtgctcggttttttaaatcgTTATTTATTCAAGTTTGTTCACACATGAGGAAAAAAGAATCGTCATTCTCAAGGTACCCATAGCGAATTCCAGGTCCAGCATACGTTTCTATTTAAATTTACAATGTTACTTTTATAGTAATAGCTATTTTGATTGCGGTGATAATGCAGAATTCTTGTTGGGACCACAGTATTGTTACAAAGACCAAACTATTTGATACCATAAAATgtagctcc is a window from the Bemisia tabaci chromosome 5, PGI_BMITA_v3 genome containing:
- the LOC109036644 gene encoding protein obstructor-E gives rise to the protein MDYHHILAVGLLSLCLAEVIGQQQAAFKCPDTVKTGYYPDPVQCDLYYRCVGGQAEERLCPDGLLFDDSNPSHERCDTPVNVDCADRTELQEPKPSKGCPRANGFFRHPDPLVCDKFVNCIEGAMNELPCPPGLIYDDTASTCAWPHESTRLDCTNVKSKKQVLEDGFSCPDGEIMGPNGRTLPHPTFPHPENCQKFYICRNGVIPQYGSCAGGQVYNEETFKCDEPENVPGCENWFDEEDKSQNQNQKKP